One Tunturibacter gelidoferens genomic region harbors:
- a CDS encoding SRPBCC family protein, translated as MTKGLISEGETVTFRGRHLGLKLRHKSRIEVLRPYSYFRDVMVTGVFSHFEHEHHFAAMDDGTRLRDEIRFTAPWGAIGRLATKILVKRHLTAFLMERNAGLKQVAESEDWHRYLDGQSVTIAVAPKGSSVKQRWEASSLLPRSQS; from the coding sequence GTGACGAAGGGTCTGATCAGCGAGGGCGAGACAGTAACCTTTCGCGGCCGGCATCTCGGTTTGAAACTGCGACACAAGAGCCGCATCGAGGTTCTGCGACCCTATTCGTACTTTCGTGACGTCATGGTTACGGGTGTCTTCTCACACTTTGAGCATGAACATCACTTCGCGGCCATGGATGACGGTACCCGGTTGCGCGACGAGATTCGATTCACCGCTCCCTGGGGCGCGATAGGACGGCTCGCGACGAAGATCCTGGTCAAGCGCCACCTCACGGCCTTCCTCATGGAGCGGAATGCCGGGCTCAAGCAGGTGGCAGAGTCCGAAGACTGGCACCGTTACCTCGATGGTCAATCCGTGACGATCGCGGTGGCTCCCAAAGGAAGTTCGGTGAAGCAGAGATGGGAAGCTAGCAGTCTGCTCCCTCGCTCGCAAAGTTGA
- a CDS encoding NADP-dependent oxidoreductase, translating to MRAVVLHEYGGPDKLKYEVVPDPVAGRGEVLVRVVATSINPIDYKMRSGEAKQHFPLELPAIIGRDLSGIVREVGERVSGFAPGDKVMGFATKTYAELVVVKATDLALVPEKLDPVHAAALPLVALTGEQLITRGTKIQSGQTVLVSGAVGGVGRSAVWAAKKAGAIVIAGVRKSQLQEAETLKADHIVALDDSAAMEKIGFLDAVADAVGGQTANKLLAKVKPGGVFASVLGPPTDAKLHPTVRVEAVKAVPDAKTLRTLAEDLVAGRFAIPIDRMVPLAEAGEAQAAAAKGGIGKILLLA from the coding sequence ATGAGGGCTGTCGTCCTGCATGAGTATGGTGGACCGGATAAGTTGAAGTATGAAGTTGTTCCAGACCCCGTTGCCGGCAGGGGTGAGGTGTTGGTGAGGGTTGTGGCCACCAGTATCAATCCGATCGACTACAAGATGCGGAGCGGAGAGGCGAAGCAGCACTTTCCGCTGGAGCTGCCCGCGATCATCGGACGAGATCTCTCAGGGATCGTTCGTGAGGTAGGCGAACGCGTGAGCGGCTTTGCGCCCGGCGACAAAGTGATGGGATTCGCGACAAAAACCTACGCTGAGCTGGTGGTAGTCAAAGCGACCGATCTCGCGCTCGTTCCGGAGAAGCTGGATCCCGTGCATGCGGCAGCACTGCCTCTGGTGGCACTGACTGGGGAGCAGCTGATTACTCGCGGCACGAAGATTCAATCCGGCCAGACCGTGCTGGTCTCCGGTGCAGTCGGCGGCGTTGGCCGGTCGGCGGTATGGGCCGCGAAGAAGGCCGGGGCTATCGTAATCGCGGGAGTGAGAAAGTCGCAGCTACAAGAGGCGGAGACCTTGAAGGCCGACCACATAGTCGCGCTTGATGACTCGGCGGCAATGGAGAAAATCGGATTTCTCGATGCGGTCGCGGACGCGGTTGGCGGCCAGACCGCGAACAAACTCCTGGCAAAGGTGAAACCGGGGGGAGTCTTCGCTTCGGTACTGGGGCCCCCGACAGATGCGAAGTTGCATCCCACGGTCAGGGTCGAGGCGGTTAAGGCCGTGCCAGACGCTAAAACACTGAGAACGTTGGCCGAAGACTTGGTTGCCGGACGGTTTGCCATTCCAATCGACAGGATGGTGCCGCTCGCCGAAGCGGGCGAGGCTCAGGCAGCTGCAGCAAAAGGTGGGATAGGAAAGATACTATTACTGGCGTAA
- a CDS encoding gamma-glutamyl-gamma-aminobutyrate hydrolase family protein codes for MKPRIAIPVPTSTDLAYNQRSWPQYAAAVERSGGDPVEIPLNETPKAIADLINTCQAVLLPGSPADVNPQKYGQEPIPECSPADNARENVDELLIQDAHNLYKPIFAICFGLQFLNVWRGGTLVQDLSILPVNHAAGRSVAIAHNAAIAPDSLLGSFLDPSEAPQQDEFLRLPINSSHHQAIGIPGDGLRVAARCPQDGVIEGVEGGQASEGATSHFVLGVQWHPERSYDLSPSSRALFDRFVEQAATWTPRPIHTSVA; via the coding sequence ATGAAGCCCCGCATCGCCATCCCCGTTCCCACGAGTACAGACCTCGCCTATAACCAGCGCTCATGGCCCCAGTACGCGGCCGCGGTAGAACGTAGTGGGGGCGATCCGGTCGAAATCCCGCTGAACGAGACTCCCAAAGCGATCGCGGATCTGATCAACACCTGCCAGGCCGTCCTCCTCCCCGGCAGCCCCGCCGATGTAAACCCGCAGAAATACGGCCAGGAACCCATCCCTGAGTGTTCTCCCGCGGACAACGCCCGGGAAAATGTGGACGAACTACTCATCCAGGACGCCCACAACCTCTACAAGCCAATCTTCGCCATCTGTTTCGGGCTGCAGTTCCTCAACGTCTGGCGAGGCGGCACATTGGTGCAAGATCTCTCAATCCTCCCGGTAAACCATGCCGCCGGCAGAAGTGTCGCTATAGCCCACAACGCCGCAATCGCGCCCGACTCCCTGCTGGGCTCTTTCCTGGACCCCTCCGAGGCCCCCCAGCAGGATGAATTCCTCCGCCTGCCTATCAACTCCAGCCACCATCAGGCTATCGGCATCCCCGGTGATGGTCTCCGCGTCGCCGCGCGCTGCCCGCAAGACGGAGTCATCGAAGGCGTTGAGGGCGGCCAGGCCAGCGAAGGCGCCACCTCACACTTCGTTCTGGGCGTCCAATGGCATCCCGAGCGGAGCTATGACCTCAGCCCCTCGTCCCGCGCTCTCTTCGATCGTTTCGTCGAGCAAGCCGCCACTTGGACCCCGCGCCCTATCCACACCTCCGTCGCCTGA
- a CDS encoding bifunctional folylpolyglutamate synthase/dihydrofolate synthase has product MSYTAAVDHLYALGQELAPATPSTPRRKFDLAHMRVLAAALGDPQTTFPSILIAGTNGKGSTAATLASILSAAGYRTGLYTSPHLIRVNERIQIDGHQIPDEDFARLYFQVDETARHLVEAGDLPYPPSFFEVLTAVGFLYFSGEIATHAEKTTVDIAIVEVGLGGRLDATNIVDPLLSILTDIALDHQDYLGNTIAEITREKAGILRPNGTLITLPQHPDANQAIGEAAATLNLRAINAASYIPGQTPGVSRSVPGHQVGASGKQATTPLPANHYSITLDGEALEVNSPLSGHHQQRNIALAIAAAAELRHLEGYKLGQIAGESNQIGYKITNAHIEAGIRNTQWPGRLELFSFPSGPQLLLDVAHNPAGAWTLRAAIAQLPEAQPRTLVFSCLRDKDLNEMAQILFPLFDASSTDSKRSKDHIVFAPIDNPRAAHIDDLLAAAHALDIPAHAAPHLAAALAQARAVTPSNGLIIATGSVYLVGEIRRLAGEL; this is encoded by the coding sequence ATGTCCTACACGGCAGCGGTCGACCATCTCTACGCTTTAGGGCAGGAACTTGCCCCCGCAACACCCAGTACGCCCCGCCGCAAATTCGACCTCGCCCACATGCGAGTCCTCGCCGCGGCACTCGGCGACCCCCAAACGACCTTTCCCTCGATTTTGATCGCTGGAACCAACGGGAAAGGCTCTACCGCCGCGACCCTGGCCAGTATCCTCAGCGCCGCCGGCTACCGTACCGGCCTCTACACTTCACCCCACCTGATCCGCGTCAACGAACGAATCCAGATCGACGGTCATCAAATTCCGGACGAAGACTTCGCCCGCCTCTACTTCCAGGTCGACGAGACCGCCCGCCATCTTGTCGAAGCCGGCGACCTGCCATACCCGCCCAGCTTCTTCGAGGTGCTCACCGCGGTAGGCTTTCTTTACTTCTCTGGAGAGATCGCGACGCACGCGGAAAAGACCACGGTAGACATCGCCATCGTTGAAGTGGGTCTTGGTGGACGTCTCGACGCCACCAACATCGTTGACCCGCTCCTCTCAATCCTCACCGACATCGCTCTCGACCATCAGGACTATCTCGGCAACACTATCGCAGAGATTACCCGCGAAAAAGCCGGCATCCTGCGCCCCAACGGCACTCTCATCACCCTCCCTCAACACCCCGACGCGAATCAGGCTATCGGCGAGGCTGCAGCCACTCTCAATCTCCGCGCCATCAACGCCGCCAGCTACATTCCCGGACAGACTCCAGGTGTTTCGAGATCCGTTCCAGGCCACCAAGTGGGAGCGTCAGGAAAGCAAGCGACAACCCCGCTTCCAGCCAACCACTACAGCATTACGCTCGACGGGGAAGCCCTCGAAGTGAATTCGCCCCTCTCCGGGCATCATCAGCAGCGTAATATTGCGCTGGCAATCGCCGCTGCGGCAGAGTTACGTCACTTAGAAGGTTACAAATTAGGCCAGATTGCTGGAGAAAGTAACCAAATTGGTTACAAAATAACCAATGCCCATATCGAAGCAGGAATTCGGAATACGCAATGGCCCGGCCGCCTCGAACTCTTTAGCTTCCCCAGCGGCCCGCAGCTTTTGCTCGACGTAGCGCATAATCCGGCCGGTGCCTGGACGCTCCGCGCCGCGATCGCACAGCTTCCCGAAGCCCAGCCTCGCACCCTCGTCTTCAGCTGCCTCCGCGACAAGGATCTCAACGAGATGGCGCAGATACTCTTTCCGCTCTTCGACGCCTCCTCTACAGATTCCAAACGCAGCAAGGACCACATTGTCTTCGCTCCAATCGATAATCCCCGAGCCGCCCATATCGACGATCTCCTGGCCGCTGCCCACGCTCTCGATATTCCAGCTCATGCTGCCCCTCACCTTGCCGCCGCCCTCGCCCAGGCGCGTGCCGTAACGCCCTCAAACGGTCTCATCATCGCCACCGGCTCCGTCTATTTAGTGGGCGAGATCCGCCGCCTCGCCGGAGAGCTATGA
- the rsmG gene encoding 16S rRNA (guanine(527)-N(7))-methyltransferase RsmG: MPTLSEAEIASLLTPYLPNAAPVVVSQLSLYLELLLKWNARTNLTAIRDPEEIVRRHFGESLFAGQHLAPEIRTLLDFGSGAGFPGLPIAILRPEIAVTLAESQNKKATFLREAVRTLGLPVEVWAGRVEAMPKTIQFHTVTLRAVDNMAAALSSAAPLAEKELLLLVGAPPIQPPDFTLRAPIPIPGTQTSILLRATRQ; this comes from the coding sequence ATGCCAACCCTCTCAGAGGCGGAGATCGCCTCACTCCTGACCCCATATCTTCCGAATGCAGCACCTGTCGTCGTCTCTCAGCTCTCCCTCTACCTCGAACTCCTCCTCAAGTGGAACGCCCGCACCAACCTCACCGCAATTCGCGACCCCGAGGAGATCGTCCGTCGTCACTTCGGCGAAAGCCTGTTTGCAGGACAACATCTAGCCCCCGAAATCAGGACGCTCCTCGATTTCGGCTCCGGCGCAGGTTTTCCCGGCCTGCCCATCGCCATTCTCCGCCCCGAGATCGCCGTAACTCTCGCCGAATCTCAAAATAAAAAGGCCACCTTTCTGCGCGAAGCCGTTCGAACCCTTGGCCTGCCGGTCGAAGTATGGGCGGGTCGGGTCGAAGCCATGCCAAAAACCATTCAATTTCATACAGTTACGCTTCGCGCAGTGGACAACATGGCGGCCGCCTTATCGTCTGCTGCTCCCCTCGCCGAAAAAGAACTCCTTCTACTCGTGGGAGCCCCACCAATCCAGCCTCCCGATTTTACCCTTCGAGCCCCGATCCCCATCCCCGGTACCCAAACCAGCATCCTTCTTCGAGCTACTCGCCAATAA
- a CDS encoding protein jag → MTNPLMDQGRAVKKIADFLKTLTDIGSLDLQSHILACNGHVQPNADTPTGANSSAVPGASGSEPSPLICVEFTGTDTPLLLARNGELLHAIEHLAAKILRLEPEEHDLIFFDAEGFKAKRDRELHLAAETAIEQVRATGRPYSFPPMTSRERRMLHLALTKSGLPTASSGEGPRRFVVLYPEGPAPAQPIPTADRTRAIRNSFRRR, encoded by the coding sequence ATGACGAACCCCCTGATGGATCAGGGCCGTGCAGTGAAGAAGATCGCGGACTTCCTGAAAACTTTAACAGACATAGGAAGTCTCGATTTGCAGTCTCACATCCTTGCCTGCAACGGCCACGTGCAACCCAACGCTGACACTCCAACCGGCGCGAACTCCTCTGCCGTACCCGGCGCTTCCGGCTCCGAACCGTCGCCTTTGATTTGCGTCGAGTTTACCGGCACAGATACTCCTCTTCTCCTTGCGCGTAACGGCGAGCTGCTCCACGCCATCGAGCATCTTGCCGCCAAGATCCTCCGGCTCGAGCCCGAAGAACACGACCTGATCTTCTTCGACGCAGAAGGCTTCAAAGCCAAACGCGACCGGGAACTCCATCTCGCTGCCGAGACAGCCATCGAGCAGGTTCGCGCCACTGGCAGACCCTACTCCTTCCCGCCTATGACTTCGCGTGAACGCCGGATGCTTCACCTCGCCCTGACCAAGTCTGGATTGCCTACGGCCTCTTCCGGCGAAGGCCCCAGACGCTTTGTGGTTCTCTATCCAGAGGGCCCGGCGCCTGCGCAGCCGATCCCGACGGCCGACCGTACACGCGCCATTCGCAACAGTTTCCGTCGGCGCTAA
- the thrS gene encoding threonine--tRNA ligase: MIRIQLPDGSVREVSRGTTAYDVAMSISPRLAAAVVVARIRPLTPATTGAVETDETSEAAMYGGAESGERLVDLTAPLTEDVALELLKESDEAALKVVRHSAAHVMATAILELFPETKLGHGPATDSGFFYDVYRETPFSDEDLAAIETRMGAVVARDEKFLREEESREMGLKDYAEQGEFMKVHFIEKFTQPGDEISLYRNGKFVDFCRGPHVPSTGRVKAFKVTSVAGAYWLGDEKNQQLQRIYGTAFFNTKDLDAHFKRLEEIKARDHRVLGKQLDLFSIQEVAGSGLIFWHAKGGLIRKTMEDWMREECIRRGYDMVYTPHIMRRELWKISGHEGFYSQNMYPPMELDDAEYRLKPMNCPGHILIYKNSPKSYRDLPVRYAELGNVYRYERSGTMHGLLRVRGFTQDDAHIFCMPEQVVDEIEGCLDFAEAVLKTFGFNEYRVELSLHDPKKSGEFVGNPGDWENAESALKGVLTKRGVAFKAIPGEGAFYGPKIDIKLVDVLGRLWQLSTVQFDFNLPARFQLEYKGEDGELHQPVMVHRALFGSVERFFGVLIEHYAGAFPLWLAPVQIGIVPISEKHVEYAVAVKAKLEAEGLRVELDQRNEKMNAKIREFTLQKVPFVLVVGDKEAATEAVSVRTRGKGDEGSVALNDFIERAGGLVASKSVGL; this comes from the coding sequence ATGATCAGGATTCAGCTTCCGGACGGTTCAGTGCGCGAGGTTTCGCGCGGTACGACAGCGTATGACGTGGCGATGAGCATCTCGCCACGACTAGCTGCAGCGGTGGTAGTAGCGCGGATTCGTCCGCTGACGCCGGCGACTACCGGAGCTGTTGAGACGGATGAGACCTCAGAAGCCGCGATGTATGGCGGCGCTGAGAGTGGAGAGCGGTTGGTCGATTTGACCGCGCCCCTAACGGAAGATGTGGCGCTCGAGCTCCTGAAGGAGAGCGACGAGGCTGCACTGAAGGTGGTGCGTCACTCCGCCGCGCACGTGATGGCTACGGCGATTCTCGAACTCTTTCCCGAGACCAAGCTCGGACATGGACCGGCGACGGACTCCGGCTTCTTCTATGACGTGTACCGTGAGACGCCGTTCAGCGACGAAGATCTCGCCGCGATCGAGACGCGTATGGGCGCGGTCGTTGCGCGCGATGAGAAGTTTCTGCGTGAGGAAGAGTCGCGCGAGATGGGACTGAAGGACTACGCCGAGCAGGGCGAATTCATGAAGGTCCACTTCATCGAGAAGTTTACGCAGCCGGGCGACGAGATCTCGCTCTATCGCAACGGCAAGTTTGTCGACTTTTGCCGTGGCCCGCATGTGCCTTCCACGGGCCGCGTGAAGGCGTTCAAAGTGACATCGGTTGCCGGAGCCTATTGGCTGGGCGATGAGAAGAATCAGCAACTGCAGCGAATCTACGGCACTGCATTCTTCAACACGAAGGATCTCGACGCCCACTTCAAGCGGCTCGAGGAGATCAAGGCTCGCGACCATCGCGTGCTCGGCAAGCAGCTCGATCTGTTTTCCATCCAGGAGGTCGCGGGATCGGGGTTGATCTTCTGGCATGCCAAGGGCGGACTCATTCGTAAGACGATGGAAGACTGGATGCGCGAAGAATGTATCCGTCGCGGTTACGATATGGTTTACACGCCGCACATCATGCGACGAGAGCTTTGGAAGATCTCGGGACATGAAGGTTTCTATTCGCAGAACATGTATCCGCCGATGGAGCTCGACGACGCGGAGTACCGGCTGAAGCCGATGAACTGTCCCGGCCACATCTTGATTTACAAGAACTCGCCCAAGAGTTATCGCGACCTGCCCGTGCGATACGCGGAGCTCGGCAACGTGTATCGCTACGAGCGGTCGGGCACGATGCACGGTTTGCTGCGCGTACGCGGCTTCACGCAGGATGATGCGCACATCTTCTGCATGCCGGAGCAGGTCGTCGACGAGATTGAAGGGTGTCTCGACTTCGCCGAAGCTGTGCTGAAGACCTTCGGGTTTAACGAGTACCGGGTCGAGCTCTCTCTGCACGATCCCAAGAAGTCAGGAGAGTTCGTCGGCAACCCTGGCGACTGGGAGAATGCCGAGTCGGCCCTCAAGGGTGTACTTACCAAACGCGGCGTCGCGTTTAAGGCCATCCCCGGCGAGGGCGCATTCTATGGCCCGAAGATCGATATCAAGCTCGTGGACGTCCTGGGACGGCTGTGGCAACTGTCGACCGTACAGTTCGACTTCAATCTGCCCGCGCGTTTTCAGTTGGAGTACAAGGGCGAGGACGGAGAGCTGCATCAACCCGTGATGGTGCATCGTGCGCTGTTCGGTTCGGTGGAACGCTTCTTCGGTGTGCTGATTGAGCACTACGCCGGCGCTTTTCCGCTGTGGCTCGCGCCGGTGCAGATCGGAATCGTACCCATCTCGGAGAAGCACGTAGAGTATGCCGTCGCGGTGAAGGCGAAGCTTGAAGCTGAGGGCCTGCGCGTGGAGCTCGACCAGCGGAATGAAAAGATGAACGCGAAGATCCGCGAGTTCACCCTGCAGAAGGTACCTTTCGTATTGGTGGTGGGCGACAAGGAAGCGGCTACGGAAGCCGTGAGTGTGAGGACACGCGGAAAGGGCGATGAGGGCAGTGTTGCGCTCAACGACTTTATCGAACGAGCCGGGGGATTGGTCGCTTCGAAGTCGGTTGGTCTGTGA
- a CDS encoding lysophospholipid acyltransferase family protein, with product MNDSPLAENLPDKTENGAASVSEPKPSAQPAFSVEEREGLPFTSKQPPLLLRWLSYLLLIPLVGIATAGFGCISLLAGLWDKSGRQQHAIAHLWARTLLLISLSPVKIIGREKLHEQETAVYASNHLSYMDTPVLFAKLPFQFRILAKQSLWKIPFIGWYLNRSGQVPVDSKSPRSLIASLNRGVATLKHGLPLVLFPEGGRAATGQLQTMMSGCAYMAIKAQVPLVPLTLIGTYELLPIHVYALHPRPVFIVIGDPIPTVGLNARDADSLTQRLYDSISATYSQYSTNQ from the coding sequence ATGAACGACTCTCCTCTGGCGGAAAACCTGCCGGACAAGACTGAGAACGGCGCCGCTTCCGTATCCGAACCAAAGCCTTCGGCTCAGCCTGCCTTCTCCGTAGAAGAGCGGGAGGGTCTACCCTTCACGTCGAAGCAGCCCCCGCTTTTGCTTCGCTGGTTGTCGTATCTTCTTCTAATTCCCCTTGTTGGTATTGCGACTGCGGGTTTCGGATGCATCTCCCTCCTGGCCGGCCTTTGGGATAAGTCTGGCCGCCAGCAGCACGCGATTGCACACCTCTGGGCGCGCACGCTCCTGCTCATCAGCCTATCTCCCGTCAAGATCATCGGACGCGAAAAGCTCCACGAGCAGGAGACCGCCGTCTACGCCTCCAACCATCTCAGTTATATGGACACGCCAGTCCTCTTCGCCAAACTGCCCTTCCAGTTCCGCATTCTGGCCAAGCAATCGCTCTGGAAGATTCCGTTCATCGGCTGGTACCTCAATCGCTCTGGCCAGGTTCCGGTGGATTCGAAGAGTCCCCGCTCCCTGATAGCCAGCCTGAACCGGGGCGTCGCCACGCTGAAGCATGGTCTGCCACTGGTTCTCTTTCCGGAAGGGGGCCGTGCAGCGACAGGCCAGCTCCAAACGATGATGTCCGGCTGCGCCTATATGGCCATCAAGGCCCAGGTTCCCCTGGTGCCGCTCACTCTCATCGGAACCTACGAACTTCTTCCCATCCACGTCTACGCTCTTCATCCTCGCCCCGTCTTCATCGTCATAGGCGACCCAATTCCTACCGTCGGCCTCAATGCCCGGGACGCGGACTCACTTACTCAGCGGCTCTACGACTCCATCTCCGCCACGTACTCCCAGTACTCCACCAATCAATAG
- a CDS encoding SRPBCC family protein codes for MFTISDSVHINAPIERCFLLSTNIELVGKTLGMKPIEGKTRGTIAPGDKLLWAGWKFGFPQMHETLITQYESPVFFQDTMGRGRFKRFQHDHHLFYIDGRTVLNDKIRFTLPLSWAGRIVARTILVPYISRVLRRRMKLLKKVAESQEWRKYLPEETLAD; via the coding sequence ATGTTTACGATTAGCGACAGTGTTCATATCAATGCTCCGATCGAGAGATGTTTCCTGCTTTCGACCAACATTGAGTTGGTGGGAAAAACGCTGGGAATGAAGCCGATCGAAGGCAAGACCAGGGGAACGATTGCACCTGGAGACAAGCTGCTGTGGGCAGGATGGAAGTTCGGCTTTCCGCAGATGCATGAGACCCTCATTACCCAATACGAATCGCCTGTGTTTTTTCAGGACACGATGGGGAGGGGACGTTTCAAGCGGTTCCAACACGACCATCACCTCTTCTACATCGATGGACGCACAGTTTTGAACGACAAGATTCGGTTCACTCTTCCGCTTTCGTGGGCGGGGAGAATCGTCGCCCGTACGATCCTTGTGCCTTACATCTCCCGGGTGCTTCGGCGCAGGATGAAGCTGCTGAAAAAAGTAGCCGAGAGTCAGGAGTGGCGAAAGTATCTTCCGGAAGAAACACTAGCGGACTAA
- a CDS encoding ParB/RepB/Spo0J family partition protein: protein MPTVTADPKRRALGKGLESLLPQRPTPAPISLSAAAAPAAEPTGKPLEISLDQIERNPFQTRSHFDEAKLAELAQSITASGVVQPIVVRPLSGGRYQLITGERRWLASKKANKNTIPAIVRQVSDEQTLEMTIVENLQRADLNPIEQARAYQRLSNDFKMTQEQMAFRTGKERASVANFLRLLRLPESVQQKIESGDLSFGHARTLLALDSPEAITAAAQKVIALSLSVRQTESYVQGLINPEAKEKKESKADAQPEDPNVREAQDRLRRTLGLKVRIEDKNGKGRVIIEYSGLEDFDSILTALGGQ, encoded by the coding sequence ATGCCAACCGTCACCGCAGATCCCAAACGCCGCGCCTTGGGCAAGGGCCTTGAATCCCTCCTCCCCCAGCGTCCCACGCCTGCTCCTATATCTCTCTCCGCAGCGGCAGCACCTGCCGCAGAACCAACCGGCAAGCCGCTGGAGATCTCCCTGGACCAGATCGAACGCAACCCGTTCCAGACCCGCAGCCACTTCGACGAGGCCAAGTTAGCGGAGCTGGCGCAGTCCATCACAGCGTCAGGCGTAGTACAACCTATTGTCGTGCGGCCACTTAGCGGAGGCCGCTATCAGCTCATCACCGGCGAACGCCGCTGGCTGGCCAGCAAAAAGGCAAACAAAAACACCATCCCGGCTATCGTCCGTCAGGTCTCAGACGAGCAAACGCTCGAGATGACCATCGTCGAAAATCTCCAGCGCGCCGATCTCAACCCCATCGAGCAGGCTCGCGCTTATCAGCGTCTCAGCAACGACTTCAAGATGACTCAGGAACAGATGGCCTTCCGCACCGGCAAGGAACGGGCGAGTGTAGCTAACTTCCTTCGTTTGTTACGTTTGCCTGAATCGGTCCAACAAAAAATCGAGTCCGGCGACCTCTCCTTCGGCCACGCCCGAACCCTCCTGGCGCTCGATTCCCCTGAAGCCATCACCGCTGCCGCCCAAAAAGTCATCGCGCTATCACTCTCTGTCCGACAGACCGAAAGCTACGTACAAGGCCTCATCAATCCTGAGGCAAAAGAGAAGAAGGAGTCGAAGGCCGACGCCCAACCCGAAGATCCCAACGTCCGCGAAGCGCAGGATCGTCTGCGCCGCACCCTCGGTCTCAAGGTCCGCATCGAGGACAAAAACGGCAAAGGCCGCGTCATCATCGAATACTCCGGCCTCGAAGACTTCGACTCGATCCTCACCGCCTTAGGCGGTCAATAG
- a CDS encoding ParA family protein, with protein MTTEQLTPKPEDAAQKPAETTPKPSKVIAVVNQKGGVGKTTTAINLAAALALEGLNTLLIDCDPQANSTGGLGFARARDGEEARLSIYDILVGQTTIAEALLSTEIDTLKLVPSSKNLIGATIELISLDRREYKLRDAIEPIRADYPFILLDCPPALDLLTLNSLVAADSLLVPMQAEYFALEGISELMSTLDRVGQAFNPGLALEGVLLTMYDDRTNLSQQVSENLQAFFTDKLLKTTIPRNIRLAEAPSHGKPVSLYDPRSRGSEAYRELALELLTRNKMDSPEEKRRKRAAAAAASSLKSFNKPEKKTRFWQSSK; from the coding sequence ATGACGACTGAACAGCTCACTCCCAAGCCTGAAGACGCAGCACAAAAGCCCGCAGAAACTACTCCCAAGCCGTCCAAAGTCATTGCCGTCGTCAATCAAAAGGGCGGAGTCGGCAAGACGACCACTGCCATCAACCTCGCAGCTGCCCTCGCCCTCGAAGGCCTCAATACCCTTCTCATCGACTGCGATCCGCAGGCCAATTCCACCGGAGGACTTGGCTTCGCCCGCGCCAGGGACGGCGAGGAAGCCCGTCTCAGCATCTACGACATCCTGGTTGGCCAAACCACCATCGCCGAAGCTCTTCTCTCCACCGAAATCGACACACTGAAGCTCGTTCCCAGCAGCAAAAACCTCATCGGCGCCACCATCGAGCTGATATCCCTCGACCGCCGCGAATACAAGCTCCGCGACGCCATCGAGCCCATCCGCGCCGATTACCCGTTTATCCTCCTCGACTGCCCCCCGGCCCTCGACCTGCTCACCCTTAACTCCCTCGTCGCCGCTGACAGCCTCCTCGTCCCCATGCAGGCCGAGTACTTCGCCCTCGAGGGCATCTCCGAGCTCATGAGCACACTCGACCGCGTCGGTCAGGCATTCAACCCCGGCCTTGCTCTCGAGGGCGTCCTCCTCACCATGTACGACGACCGCACGAACCTCTCCCAGCAAGTCTCGGAGAATTTGCAAGCCTTCTTTACGGACAAGCTCCTCAAGACCACGATTCCCCGCAATATCCGCCTCGCCGAAGCCCCCAGCCACGGCAAGCCCGTCTCGCTCTACGACCCCAGGTCTCGCGGCTCGGAGGCCTATCGCGAGTTGGCCCTTGAACTCCTGACTCGCAATAAGATGGACAGCCCAGAAGAGAAACGCAGAAAAAGGGCAGCCGCAGCAGCCGCAAGCTCTCTCAAGTCTTTCAACAAACCTGAAAAGAAGACCCGCTTCTGGCAGTCCAGCAAATAG